The Pieris brassicae chromosome 7, ilPieBrab1.1, whole genome shotgun sequence genome includes the window CCGATACGTCTTGCTGCCTCCACACCACTCCACACTCCTCAACTTGTTTCAGTGCATTAGGGATGTTGAGACTCATAATTGTATTAGTTTATCCTGCCATCAGTCATCTTTACCATAACCAGCTTGTCCAGACTATTCCAGATTATATATAGGTGGAAGTATAGCCAAAGTAACTAAGGATCCCGTTTGTATATGATAGTTGACAGTCTTGTGGTGAAGTTTTGTTGGTTTAGAATCaacttattataatgttttgtacagatatacaaaacaagggaacaaaacaatatatacaaattagaaATTGAAGAATGGTTTTTTTAGACTTATCTTTAAACGGAACTACATATAAATGTGGTTTATATTTAGAAACAGTAATGAAAAGcttgcaaataataataactagttAGAACTTCGAAAAGTAATATCTAATGCGCGCTAGCCCTTACATAAGTTACTTTTGTCACCGTAACTGTTTCCTCAAACATAACAAGTCTGTGGATAGGTATGGAGGCGCGCATGTTACGACGTGACAACTGGGGGGTGATATTTAAGTACGCCAACTGTCATCGCGGCGTTCGGTTTACAATGCACGGCTTTTTGCTTTGTTGCGGCTTTTGCTTGCAAACGCAAGACAAAATTGTCACTCTCAGCGTCGTTCGTTCGCATTTGCCATCCGATTGTCGACTTTCGTGCACGATAAATGGCATTATCATCTACATAAAAAGCGAATATCCGAGAAGACGATATTGGTAATGACATCATTATTGAAGAAGTAAAGACTGGCACTCTATGATAAAAATCTGAAAAACTACTTAggcattcatttaaaaattaaagggAAAATTGGGAGATTAGTAAAATTTGAGTGACCGACACTTCGCAATCTATATCGGCAAATGAAGCTTcggtttaaaaatagttttgtcaCTTCGTGACTGCACTCCGCTTTAGAAAATAACGTGACAatgacaaaacatttaatgtaACGCTGACAAACGTAACCTCTTAGCTTGAATTAAAttcttcaaaattaatattacacctatacgaaaatttaaacaaacaattaaattattattcagtcaccttattatcaataaaaataagatggcgtttataattaacattccTGATCAATACGGACCTGCGCATAAAAagacgtaaataaaatatttcaacgtTCATGATCTTCGTTTTGcgtctatttaattaaaaaatctgtaaatatataacctGATTCCCTAGGAtttgttttcaaatttttgagtcttaatgtaaattagcgtaaacatcaataatatgtttacagTAAGGTCACTTGGCTGTTGCGAACATGAACATGAATATTCGTTTTTAAGAATGTCTTTTATCATTTCTGCTTTAGTTCTTaggataatattaattataaattaggtTACTTAATCGTTAATTAATTCAGTCTCAACCTAGTgacttcaacgtgcgactctcatccccaatggactttctttctatgtgcgcatttaacattcgctcgaatcgaaaacatcgtgaggaaatctgCTTaccttaaactaaaaaaaatacacggCTTGTGTCGGTACTGCTGAGATTAAcatatgatcatgaaatagaaaCAGAAATCGGAGACCAAGACCTaaacaggttgtagcgccactgatttttttattttattttttattaattcgcTGAAATAGTTGCAGTCGTTAAAAACTTGGCACATACTACGCGCCATCTGAGGCGTGTGTAATGTGGTAGAACTAATTAGATAGGCATATCATGAAttcatttatgttattattataacaaagtaACTGGAGCTCTaagccttttataaattttaaatggtCATCGAATGTCGATAGCGTTAATTGACAATTGATGACAATTGTCATGTGTTTAGTACACATGACAATTGTCAAACTCAGGTAGAGCCATATTTGTGAGAAATAATCAACACAGACTATAAATTCAACATATACGAATGATCATAACCTATATGTATAAAGTTGAAGACtaacattttatgaaaatttgttGACACGAACACTTACGTTAAGAACAAATTTTCATATAGGTCAAATACATTATACAGACACCAAAGAAGTAACTGCTGGCAGTCATGCACTGCAATGCGAAACTCTAGTTGCCTACGTACGTGCAgtaaagaatatattgaccataatatttaatttcttaaacttATTCCGTACCAACTCCCTTGGCGAAACAATAAATACGCCGAACAGTCCGCCTTTGCAGCAAAAATATGGATTGAATTGAAACGTTACGCTGTGAACGTACGATACACAATTTTTACCGTGTCACGATACACAGTATACTGCTGGATTGTCTTTACTTCATATGCTGCAGAGCTCAGCCTATTCAAAAGAGTATCTATGTCTggtttaagtattatatattgtgcGGGCTCAAAATTTGTATGGTACACACAGTCATAAGAGATAGTATATTAAAAGGAATTACCATACACGTCAAGGAAGGCATTAAAGTTCccgataaaaattcattaaaatacgCTGCCGGATTCTTCCGCTTTCGGTTAATCAcgtaattgaaaaattaaatggaTAGGTACTAAATAACATTATCATCGCAATGATGTGTTTTTATGAGGGAAATAGCGCACGCTGCGGCTAGTATAACTTGCTGACTTTGTTTAATAagaataacaatttttaacggacttaaaaagaaacaaaatagtAGGTTATAGATGTTAATCTACAATTATGTGTTGTGATAGatgttgttttaaatgtgAACTTGAAGGAAATCTTGCCTTGATTAGgttagaatatattttcttgtcTAGGTCACTTATACAATCATTAGAAAAGACTTGTCTATAGCGCTAGCTTGCCTTTATTAGAGAAATTGCAAATTACACCAAATTGGCATATGCCCACGTGACCAAGTCTAAGCTAATTCCATAATCATCCAACCTGATAGCACGCCGCACGTATTTGTCTAAAGTATAAGATTTAAAGTAACGAACAGACATATTAAACACGTTTCCTGGAGTTTATCCTCAACTACCACAAACAATAAACACGTTGTCAAGTCAGCCAATTACCAACGTGTATCGAACCCGGATCAAGATATACGATGGTTATTGAAAtaccatttatatttatggttAAGTAAAAACTTGAACCATAAGGCAATgataaaaacaacaattttatattggcTGTTCATTGTTTTACCTTATAGCTGAGTAGTTATAATTCGTGCTAGGAAATTACGTGTACGAAGacttacatattaataattaattggcTCATATCATAGCTCGAGtgactgtatttattttattatttatatattataattatgttttatacataaCATACTCACAGCGCCTTTCGAGTGAGTCAgtccttttatttttatcaataaattaaatcagtgGCGAGTCAGTTCtctcaccatgcctcctgctgatacaggatctttgacaatctgagacaaatttttgttttcaatttattttattattatatattacttaagatgtcatgtagaacatggtgtaatggttgcagctcctttcAAACGAtgtgtaaaagaaaaaaaaacaaacttggcgattaaaaagagtgcggagagtttattgccagttcttctcttccgttctaggcccttgatttgagaactggcaattaatgtaaaattagaaacatttcatgtatatttcttgttttgacgttcataagtgtacattgtgttacctatatgcataaataatttttgacttttgCGTTCTGGGCCTCAAATCTATACAatatcttataggcaagtaggtgatcagcctcatgTACCGGACAGACCCCGACaaatttgggtctaaggcaatttgctcacgatgttttacttcaccgtttgagcgaatgttaaaagcgcacatagaCTGACAGTCCATTTGGGCACAGCGGGgtttcgaacctacgatctcagagatgagagtcgcacgctgaagctagtAGGCGAACTCTCTAGAAttgctaatttaaaaaagatttcgGATTTCttttcgaaataaaaatgtataaataattattgtaaataattgttacgAAGAGATAATAGATCAcaaattttaatcaaactCTTATATAGTCCTCTCCCCCTCGTGTATATGTAAActctttttattttgaattttggcCATTTGAAAGTTACTCCGGTTCTTAGTTTCAAATTATCGAGAGTCGACTGTATATCCGAGGAATACCGTTTACAATCATAAACCCACACCttcttatatgaaaatatactaCGTTTACTATTTAGTGTTatcgattttattttaccaatttaTTTTAGGTTAACAGTGGACGAAGTAAAAGCAATGACTAATCGTATAGAAATGCGTACATCGAATATGGTTAGCATTGAGCCAGTATGCGCTGATTACAAACAAATTGTTATAGACTGCTACAACAGTACAAGTTCACCAACTGAAGCAGTGCAGTGTTGGGATGCTGTCGGttagttagttaatttttttagtctctattactaaaaaaaacaaattactagAATAAGTGACTTAAAACTGTGTATTTAACTCGTGCCGAACAATATTCGTTCGTATGGCATTTATACGAACTGATAAACTGCTGCTTTGCTATCCATTTATTCACGAAAATTAAGAATGTTTAAAACGAACAATAATCATGTAATGTGAAATCTGtgaaaatgtgtaaaaaaagtaatcgAAACTACCCgttaaagttgtttttataCCGTGTAGCATCgtccttagtatatatatatatactcttAAACTGTATACGCTCTTATCAGGCGCCTTCAGTCAATGCGTGCAAAATGCAGGCGCGGACCGCTTGCATGCACGTACCGAGCGTGACGCTCGCGATCAAGAGCGACGCTCCCGTCACGTCGCACATGCAAGGGTACACGCTCTTAAGGAACTCTCGGGGGCACATGGAGATTCTCCTACTTATGAACGATGACATTggatttagaaaatttaaatcaaaaaaaagTATGAAGCGATCTTGGCGTTGAAGACAGTAAGGGTCCGTTCAGACGTTAGAAAAACGAGGAACCCACACATTGCCACAATAAACAACGACATCTAAGAAACAATTGTCCCAGAAGATCTAATCTCAGTCTTACAACCATTTTAAGTACTTGTGAAATACTTTTAACACATACATATTTCAAGGAGTATTAAAATCgtctaataaa containing:
- the LOC123712134 gene encoding uncharacterized protein LOC123712134, with protein sequence MGSNQSIRATHFQRPPIPQPAPVHEEEIDDNRISISNKMVERLVEDATLNGAAHPTTPNSTFGDFKEKIYIEKLKCLDDTHSERLGLTVDEVKAMTNRIEMRTSNMVSIEPVCADYKQIVIDCYNSTSSPTEAVQCWDAVGAFSQCVQNAGADRLHARTERDARDQERRSRHVAHARVHALKELSGAHGDSPTYER